The genomic interval GCTCGACCGTAGCCCGGTCAAGTCGATGCGCTACAAAGGCTGGCTGAGCAAGATCTGGCTGGTGGTGTTCTGCATCGCCTTCGTGATCCTCGGCATCCTGGGGGTTCTGGCGCCGACGCCGGGCCGCACGCTGCTGTCGCAGGTCTGCACCTTCCTGTATTTCGCCTACTTCATTCTGATGCCGTTCTACACCAGGCTCGAGAAGACCAAACCGGTTCCGGAAAGGGTGACTGGCTGATGAAAAAGTTATTTGTTGCTCTGATTCTTGCTGCATTGCCTGTGCTGTCCTTCGCGGCCGAACACGGTGGCCCCGAGCTGGAAAAGGTCGATATCGACGTCTCCGACAAAGCGGCCCTTCAGGACGGCGCGCGCACCTTCGCCAACTACTGCATGGGTTGCCACAGCGCCAAGTTCCAGCGTTACGAGCGTGTGGCCGATGACCTGGGCATCCCTCACGAACTGATGCTGGAGAAGCTGGTGTTCACCGGCGCCAAGATCGGCGACCACATGAGCATCGGCATGCAGCCTGCCGACGCCAAGACCTGGTTCGGCGCAGCGCCGCCGGACCTGACCCTGGTGGCCCGGGTTCGCGGCACCGACTGGCTCTACGGTTACCTGAAGTCGTTCTACGAAGACCCGGCGCGCCCATGGGGTGTGAACAACAAGGTTTTCCCGAACGTCGGCATGCCTAACGTGCTGGTCGGCCTGCAAGGTCGCCAGGTCGTGGGTTGCAAACAGGTGCAGATCGTCGACGACGGCAAGAAGCAATACGACCCGTTGACCGGTACGCCGCTGACCCACGAGGCCTGCGACCAGCTGACCATCGTGCCGAAGACCGGCACGCTGAACGAAGAGCAGTTCGATGAGAAGGTGAAGAATCTGGTAACCTTCCTGGCTTACTCGGCTAACCCGGTCAAGCTGCAGCATCAGCGCATCGGTACCTACGTCTTGCTGTACCTGGCGTTCTTCTTTGTGTTCGCCTACCTGCTCAAGCGTGAATACTGGAAAGACGTGCACTGATAACGCTTCAAACCATTGCTGTCGATCGCGCGCGCCCAGGGGCGCCTCCGGTGACGCAAGGTCTGGTTGGCCAGGCTTTGCGGGAGGCGCCCTCTGGGCGCGCGTGCTTTTCCGGTTCCGATCAATTCAACAAGCGAGGAGGATCGCCATGGGCGTGACCAATCGGTTGGCCTGTTACTCCGACCCCGCCGACCACTATTCCCACCGAGTGCGCATCGTGCTTGCCGAGAAGGGTGTCAGCGCCGAAATCATTTACGTGGAGGCTGGCCGCCAGCCGCCTAAACTGATTGAGGTAAACCCGTACGGCAGCCTGCCCACCCTGGTCGACCGCGACCTGGCGCTGTGGGAGTCGACTGTGGTGATGGAGTACCTGGATGAGCGTTACCCGCACCCGCCGTTGATGCCGGTCTATCCGGTGGCGCGTGCCAACAGTCGTCTGCTGATGCACCGCATCCAGCGCGACTGGTGTGGTCAGGTGGATCTGATCCTGGATCCGCGCTCCAAGGAGGCGGCCCGTGTCGTGGCGCGCAAGGAGCTGCGCGAAAGCCTGACGGGCGTGTCGCCGCTGTTCGCCGACAAGCCGTTTTTCCTCAGTGAGGAACAAAGTCTGGTGGACTGCTGCCTACTGCCCATACTCTGGCGTTTGCCGGTCATGGGCATCGAACTGCCGCGGCCGGCCAAGCCGTTGCTTGATTACATGGAGCGCCAGTTTGCGCGTGAGGCTTTCCAGGCGAGTCTGTCTGGCGTCGAACGCGACATGCGCTAAGGCTTAAGGAGCCGCTATGAATTCCAGTCGACCTTATCTGGTCCGCGCGCTCTACGAGTGGATTGTGGACAACGACTGCACCCCGCACATGCTGGTCAATGCCGAATACCCCGCGGTGCAGGTGCCGCAGGGCTTCGCCAGCGACGGGCAGATCGTCCTGAACATTTCGCCCAATGCCGTTCGCCATCTGCACATGGACAACGACGTCGTGACCTTCGAAGGCCGCTTCGGTGGCGTCCCGCACAGCCTGTACGTGCCGATCGGCGCGATCCTCGGCATCTATGCACGGGAAAACGGCCAGGGCATGGTGTTCGACCTCGAGTCGCCGATGGACGACGAAGAGGACATCGAGCCGGATGACGACGTGCCGCCGCCGGACAGCGAACCGCCGCGCCCGAGCGGCCGGCCAAGCCTGAAAGTGGTGAAGTGACAAAAAAGGCGATCCAACCGGATCGCCTTTTTTGTGCCCCGCCGAAGCGGTGGCTTCGGGCTCTGGTGCCTGACGGCCGTCAGTCGATGTACTCGAACAGCTTCACGATCTTCTGCACGCCGGAAACGCCCTGAACCAGGTTGGTGGCCTGGGCGGCCTCCTGTTTGGTCAGCAGGCCCAGCAGGTAGACGATGCCGTTTTCGGTCACGACCTTGATGCGCGAGCCGGGGATGTTGGCGTCGGTGAGCATCTGGGTCTTGATCTTGGTGGTCAGCCAGGCGTCGTTCTGGCGGGCCAGCAGGGACGAGGGCTGCAGCACCTGCAGCTCGTTGTGCACGGTCTTCACGCGCTGCACGCCGGCGGCGGCCTGTTCGGCCTTGGCCTTGAGGTCGGCGCGCGGCGTCTGGCCGGCCAGCAGCACCACGCCGTTGAAGCTGGTGACGACGATGTGCGAATCCTTGTCCAGGCCGACGTCGGCCTTGGCCACATTGACGCCGACCTTGGTCTCGATCAGCGAGTCGTCGATCTTGCTGCCGAAGGTGCGGGTGCCGCGGTCGTCTTCGATGGGGGCTTCACGGCTGGCGTTCACCACCGAGGTGCAGCCGCTGATGCCGAGGCACAGGGTCAGGGCCAGAAGGCCGAGGCGATTAGGGGTCATTCTTCACTCCCGAACAGTTGGCTGTCGATCAGATCGCAAAGGCAATGGATCGCCAGCAAGTGGACTTCCTGAATACGTGCGGTGACGTTGGCCGGAACGCGGATCTCGACGTCTTCGGGCAGCAGCAGCGACGCCATGCCGCCGCCGTCGCGTCCGGTCAATGCTACGACAATCATTTCGCGGTCATGTGCGGCCTGGATCGCCTGAATGATGTTCGCCGAGTTGCCGCTGGTCGAAATCGCCAGCAGCACGTCGCCCGGTTGGCCCAGGGCGCGGATCTGCTTGGAGAACACCTCGTTGTAGCTGTAGTCGTTGGCGATCGAGGTGATGGTCGAGCTGTCGGTGGTCAGGGCGATGGCCGGCAGGCTCGGGCGCTCGCGCTCGAAGCGGTTGAGCAGTTCCGAGGAGAAGTGCTGGGCGTCGCCGGCCGAGCCGCCGTTGCCGCAAGACAGCATTTTGCCTTCGTTGAGCAGGGCGTTGACCATCACCTGGCTGGCTTGCTCGATGTGCGGTGCAAGTACGTCCATCGCCTGTTGCTTGGTGTCGATGCTGGCTTGAAAGAGCTGGCGAATTCGGGATTGCATGTCCATCTGTGTGACCTTAATTGGCGCGGCTGTCCGGCACGTGAATGTGCTGCCCGCAAAGCAAAGAGCAAAAAAGAGTTGGGTGACGGTGTCCGGGGCGCCGCCGGCGGTCAACTGTCGAAGGCATTCTGCAGCCAGTTCAGTTGATCGGGACGGTTGTCGATGGCCACCACGTCGAAGCGGCAGGGAGAATTGGCCCAGCGCGGTTCGCGCTGAAGAAAATACTGCGCGGCGAAAATCAGTTTTTGCCGTTTGCGCTCATCGACGCTGTCGAGTGCGCCGCCCCATTGGGTGTTCTTCCGGTAGCGGACTTCGACGAATACTACTGTATCGCCATCGAGCATGACCAGATCAAGCTCGCCGCGTTTGCAAAGCCAGTTCTGCGCCAGCAGGCGCAGGCCCTGGTGCTGCAGATGCTCGAGCGCCTGGCGCTCGGCATCCTTGCCGCTTTGCTGGCGCGACCTGTCGGGCATCAGCGCGGGGTGTCCGGCAGGCGCTGGACCTGGCCGCTGACGAACTCGGCCCATGGCAGCTGACGCACGACGCGCTGGCTCTGGGTCATGCCCAGGCTGCCCGACTGGCCTTCGATGCGGCTGTCCGGCATGGCCTTGAGCTGGCCCAGGCGCGGCGCCAGGCGGTAGGCGTCGACGCCCATCGCATACAGGCGGCCGAGGCTGCCGGCGGCCTGCGGCCACTGCGCGGTCACCTGCTTGCGCAGCGGGTCGTTGGCGTCAAGCAGCCATGGGGTTTCGCAGAAACGAACGCCGTTCATGTCGTTGTACTGGTTCACGTCGCCGCTGGCGCTGAACACGTGGGAGGTGGCGTAGACCGGCACGTCGCCGGCGTACTGGAAGTTCAGGGTCGGCTTGATCTGCTGGGCCTGCTGCGGGGTGGCGGCCAGGAAGATGAACTCGATGTCCTGGCGGCGCGACGGTTGCGCAGCGACGTTGGTGCCGGCGGCGTTCTGCAGGCTCTTGGCGCGGGCCTCGCTCTGGCGCAGCTGGAACATGTCGGCGATCTGCTGGGCCAGTTGCACCGGCTGGTCGACGCGTTCGGTGGCGACGATGCTGCCGCCGTTGGCTTGCCAGTCCTGGCTGAATGCGCGAAGGACGCGGTCGCCCCATTCGCCGCGCGGCACCATGATCGCTGCGCGGTGCAGGCCGTCGGCGCGGGCGCGGCGGGACACTTCGCGGGCTTCGTCTTCAGCGGCCAGGCCGAACTGGAACAGTTGCGCCGGGCCTTGGTCGCCTTCGCTGTAGTTCAGCGCCAGGGTGGTGATCGGCAGTTGCGGGCGGGTGCTCAGCTGTTTGACCAGCGGCTTCTCCAGCGGGCCGACGACCAGTTGCACGCCATCTGCCTGGGCCTTGCGGTAGAACTCGTCGAGGCTGGTCAGGCGCGAGCTGTCGTAGAACTCAATGGCAGGCGGCTTCTGGCCGGCCTGCTGGGCCTGGTAGTGGGCGGCCATGAAGCCGTCGCGCAGCGCTTTGCCCACCGAGGCCAGCGGGCCGTCCTGAGGCAGCAGCAGGGCGATCTTGCTCAGGGGCTGGCTGGCCAGTTCCTTGAGCTTGGTCAGCGGCAGCGGCAGGGTGATGGCGGCCGGGTGCTTGGGATGCTGCGAGCGCCAGGCGTCGATGGCGGCCTGTTGCTGCTCCAGGGTGCCGGCGGTCTTCACGGCCAGGGCCAGGCTCATCCAGCCGCCGAGGTCGTCGGTGGCGTTGGCCTGCAGTTGGTCGGTCGGCAGCGAGGCGATCAGCGTCCAGATCGCTTCGTGGTTCTTGGCGGCGGCTTCGCCTTCGAGCATCGGCGCGATGAAGATGCGCTCGCGGGCGGCGGCCAGGGTCTGGCCGTCGGCCTCCAGCGCGCGGGCGTGAACGGTGCCGGTGCGCACCTGCTGCGCCTCGGAGAGTTCGCCCAGGCGCTGCAGGCTCGGATGATTCAGGGCGGTCAGCGCGGCCTTCGGCTGGTTGCGGGTCATGGCCAGCTCCGCCGACAGGGTGGCGGCGAAGACCTGCTGGCCGGGCTTGAGCTGCTCCATCGGCACTTGCTGCAGGATCTGCGCGGACTGCCCGGCATTGCCTTGGCGATAGGCCAGGTCCGCGGCGCTCAGGCGCAGCAGGGCGGCCTTGTCCGGGGATTTGCTCTGGGCGGCCTGTT from Pseudomonas ekonensis carries:
- a CDS encoding cytochrome c1 → MKKLFVALILAALPVLSFAAEHGGPELEKVDIDVSDKAALQDGARTFANYCMGCHSAKFQRYERVADDLGIPHELMLEKLVFTGAKIGDHMSIGMQPADAKTWFGAAPPDLTLVARVRGTDWLYGYLKSFYEDPARPWGVNNKVFPNVGMPNVLVGLQGRQVVGCKQVQIVDDGKKQYDPLTGTPLTHEACDQLTIVPKTGTLNEEQFDEKVKNLVTFLAYSANPVKLQHQRIGTYVLLYLAFFFVFAYLLKREYWKDVH
- a CDS encoding glutathione S-transferase N-terminal domain-containing protein; translated protein: MGVTNRLACYSDPADHYSHRVRIVLAEKGVSAEIIYVEAGRQPPKLIEVNPYGSLPTLVDRDLALWESTVVMEYLDERYPHPPLMPVYPVARANSRLLMHRIQRDWCGQVDLILDPRSKEAARVVARKELRESLTGVSPLFADKPFFLSEEQSLVDCCLLPILWRLPVMGIELPRPAKPLLDYMERQFAREAFQASLSGVERDMR
- a CDS encoding ClpXP protease specificity-enhancing factor; protein product: MNSSRPYLVRALYEWIVDNDCTPHMLVNAEYPAVQVPQGFASDGQIVLNISPNAVRHLHMDNDVVTFEGRFGGVPHSLYVPIGAILGIYARENGQGMVFDLESPMDDEEDIEPDDDVPPPDSEPPRPSGRPSLKVVK
- a CDS encoding BON domain-containing protein; its protein translation is MTPNRLGLLALTLCLGISGCTSVVNASREAPIEDDRGTRTFGSKIDDSLIETKVGVNVAKADVGLDKDSHIVVTSFNGVVLLAGQTPRADLKAKAEQAAAGVQRVKTVHNELQVLQPSSLLARQNDAWLTTKIKTQMLTDANIPGSRIKVVTENGIVYLLGLLTKQEAAQATNLVQGVSGVQKIVKLFEYID
- a CDS encoding phosphoheptose isomerase codes for the protein MDMQSRIRQLFQASIDTKQQAMDVLAPHIEQASQVMVNALLNEGKMLSCGNGGSAGDAQHFSSELLNRFERERPSLPAIALTTDSSTITSIANDYSYNEVFSKQIRALGQPGDVLLAISTSGNSANIIQAIQAAHDREMIVVALTGRDGGGMASLLLPEDVEIRVPANVTARIQEVHLLAIHCLCDLIDSQLFGSEE
- a CDS encoding YraN family protein, whose protein sequence is MPDRSRQQSGKDAERQALEHLQHQGLRLLAQNWLCKRGELDLVMLDGDTVVFVEVRYRKNTQWGGALDSVDERKRQKLIFAAQYFLQREPRWANSPCRFDVVAIDNRPDQLNWLQNAFDS
- a CDS encoding penicillin-binding protein activator, with product MIACLRLLTALCLAALLAACASSPSSSLGELPRTPDASIEQLLEQAAQSKSPDKAALLRLSAADLAYRQGNAGQSAQILQQVPMEQLKPGQQVFAATLSAELAMTRNQPKAALTALNHPSLQRLGELSEAQQVRTGTVHARALEADGQTLAAARERIFIAPMLEGEAAAKNHEAIWTLIASLPTDQLQANATDDLGGWMSLALAVKTAGTLEQQQAAIDAWRSQHPKHPAAITLPLPLTKLKELASQPLSKIALLLPQDGPLASVGKALRDGFMAAHYQAQQAGQKPPAIEFYDSSRLTSLDEFYRKAQADGVQLVVGPLEKPLVKQLSTRPQLPITTLALNYSEGDQGPAQLFQFGLAAEDEAREVSRRARADGLHRAAIMVPRGEWGDRVLRAFSQDWQANGGSIVATERVDQPVQLAQQIADMFQLRQSEARAKSLQNAAGTNVAAQPSRRQDIEFIFLAATPQQAQQIKPTLNFQYAGDVPVYATSHVFSASGDVNQYNDMNGVRFCETPWLLDANDPLRKQVTAQWPQAAGSLGRLYAMGVDAYRLAPRLGQLKAMPDSRIEGQSGSLGMTQSQRVVRQLPWAEFVSGQVQRLPDTPR